The DNA region ggattggcttgttttaGGTgcgcttttaagcacttttgtagtgtttggataagactaaaaaaaaagtgcttttcagCACTTGTTATTAAGCCAAAGtaacaaaaataagccaaaagccataagttaTAAGCTCATCCAAGCAGGttcaaattcattaaaaaatCTTCTGGCAAGAAAGGCCTTTTTGTGTTTGGATATTTGTGTATGTGTAGTAAGGAAATTCAAAAAGCTTCAGAAAAGCAGCCCAACCAACAAGCAATTAAAAGTAAATCATAGTTGAACCATCACAAGCCCTTGCATAACTTAGGTTTCTCTCAAAAAAATGTCAAGCAAAAGGAAAACATTATTGTAGGTTATCATAAAAGTGTTGAGTCAGGCAAAGTATAAGCACATACTTTACCACCAGAGGTTCCAAGTGGTTGATGGATCATCACTCTGGCGTTTGGCATGCAGTATCTCTTTCCCTTGCTGCCAGAGGCTAGGAGAAATGCACCCATGGATGCAGCCAATCCCATGCAGATAGTAGAAACATCAGCCTTGCACATTTTCATAGCATCATAGATTCCCATCcctaacaaaaataataaatcagTTTGTGTTTCAGTTTCTATTAGCCCAGTGGGCAAGAAGTGTTAGAGAGTAGAAATCTCCTGCTAATCACTATCTAAAATTCAGAAGCCAAAAAAGTATCTAACAAGCAATTACTTGGCCCTTGCTGCATAACTAAGAAACAAAAAGGAGCAGAAATTCACTGTTCAAGCTAACAATACATTATATCAGTTTTATGTCACCTTAACAAATACCAAAGTTTTAAGTGAGCAAAGAAAAGGATAACATCATGTGCAACCAAGGTAAACGAACCATTTAGACATACCAGCAGTTACTGAACCACCAGGTGAATTAATGATCAATCTGATGTCCTTTTTATCATCTTCTGCATCAAGAAATAATAGCTGGCTTATAATAAAATCTGCAGTAACATCGTCTACCTGTTCATCAACAAATAATTTCCCAAGTGTTAGAAACAACTCCATAGTTCTATGATTGAAATATAAGATTGTTTTATCTTTGCCAAGTTCTAAACGCAAAGCAATCaatcatatataacatatcatccACTGGCCATTCaataagaaatcaagtgaaagtATGTCCGTGCAGAACCAAAAGCTATCTGTTTGGCCAATAGAATAGCGTGGACTGGTAACAAACATGAAAAACCTACCTAAGAAAATATCCTTGCAGTGACATACTCTCCAAGCAATACTAATTAAAACAAGGAAGCTGCAGTGAACTTAACAAATTAAACAGGACAGGGAAAGACAACGAATCCCCATATGACCAATTAAAGAAACCACTTGCAAAGTTAAAATCTTGATTACACAGAAAGAATTAGAAAACCCAAAAAGAACAGAAAATCAAATCTTTATTAGAATAGTGGCAATCTAATGGTAAATTAACAGATTACAACGGAACCAATGAGAAAAATAATCACCATATGGTCAATTAAGACACCACATACAAAGTCTAAATGTTTACTACACAGGGTGAATTAGCAGAACCGAAAAATAAACTCTTTATTAAATTAGTGACTacctgggaaaaaaaaaaaaaactaattcatACATGACTAATCAAAGAAACCACGTACAAAGTTCAAATCTTGATTACACATAATGAATTAGAAaaccccaaaagaaaaaagaaaaaaccttTACTAGAATATTGACAACCTGAAACTAACTAAGCTAAGCAGAATGGAGTCACATTAACAGATTAATACGGAACCAATGAgaaaaataatcatcatacagtCAATTAATacaaagttcaaattttgataATACATAGTGAATTAACAAAAGCAAACACCAAATCTTTATTAAATCAGTGACTAACCTGAGAACCCAAGAAGATAATCCTTTGACGAAGAAGCATATTGGTAGTATCAAGTTCTTCAAATCTGGGCAACCAAGAAGGCGTTTTTGTGTAACTGGAAACATCCCAATTCCCGGATAGTGTAGAAAAGTTGTGGCTGGATGCTTTTATTGATaatcctcttcttcttcttgtgatAGTATTTGGTAGGGAATTAGCTTGAAATTGTTTGGGAAAAGTAGAATTGTAATGAAGACATGTTGAAGGTCTTGTTGGTGCTGAGGCTGTGGTGAATGTAAGACAACCTCCTTCCATCTATCTCCCTACACTTTGTGCTTTGCTTGTCTATGTCTCTGCTTTTAGGGGTTTTTGGCTAAGAAGCTGGGAGACTTGAATATTGATTTTTCACTTCTTTTAACAGATAAATTACaccagccaaaaaaaaaagtttacttcGACAACATATTTTCTgctttttcaatttttggtcCGTCTAGAAAGAATGACAcctctttattttttatgaaatgtTTGTAAGCACACAAATATTGTACTTTAATttatcacaagtttcaaaaaaattacttatatttttttaaatttcgtgttCAGTCAAACACTAGACAAACATTGAAATAAAAATAGTGttatatattttaaagaaaaacatgtTTTTAGTGTTTGAGTTCTTCACATTTTACACTTtttatatacaatatataatatattcaaaacataatgctttttaaaaaaattattgcttTTTATTTTACATCACAATGtatcaagtttttttttatgtccATTCTATTTTTCCAGATTATTTATGATATATCACGTAATTTATCAATTAATGACATTGTCTAAATtctaagggcaaaataggaataataaataaaggaaaatcaAAGGTCGAGAGAAAGAGAGAACGTAGAGACAAACACCTACACTGGGAAAAAGAGGAGAAACCATAGTATATTTTTTTGCCAATTATTAGGGCTTAAGAGAAATCAGCATGATATTAGAGTGGCGTACACTATTTTCATTCAAGAATTTACACTACTCTCAAACAACTCCATCATCTTGAATTGAAATACttcatatttattctttaatACAGATAGTAATATGAATATATGGTTGCATAGGCAACAAATATTTGGAAAACATAAAGTACACCTATAAGTCCAAACGGTGTCCAACTATACAATTCCTCAAACATAAAACATCCTCATCCTTATTCCTCAGTAGTCTTTCAGAGGGATTTAGGATGTTGTCGTCTTCAATGATGATTCGACGCTTTAGCAGTTTCAGTGTCACTGCTTCTTCTACTACTATCACTTCCACTTCCAAGAAGAAGCGTCTTGTCTTTCTTGGTTCTCCTCAGGTTCGTTTCGTTTCGTCACCACATTGCTCCCATTCTTGATTTAAGCAAAAGCATAAACTTTTATTACAATGTTTGTTGTTAATTGCAGGTATCTGCTTCAGTACTTGATGCTTTATTCAATGCTTCTGCTGCCCCTGATTCCCTTTTTGAGGTATGGTTACACACATTGCTTGCTCCAGTAGTGCGTTTTATTAAGATAAATTATTGAGCATTGGAATGAAATGTAGTGGAAATGGATATAGAGGATTTGTGTAGTCGACCTCAACAAGTTTAGGATTGAGGCAAAGTGATGGTTGTGTTATAATTCCAACTGAGGTGTTTCTTTTTCGTCTAGGCATATATATACCTAATGTTGTTAGGTGTTTGTGTACGAGACATTTGCGGTTCCTGTGAGCAAGAATTTCTGGAAAGACTTGATTTTTAACTTTATTGTCTACTTGAGTTGAAAGCAGGATTTAACCACTCCCCCAAATTAATTTACACTCAGTCCTctcttttcttcctcttttttcctctaaataatttttctctGTATTAGTGCAACACCAAATGGAATCCTAACTACCACAGTCATCACAAAGCATCCAATCACAATTACATAAAGTTgttcttttaaatttattgaTCATTCTGTTtctttttggtttattttaaAGTTTTACAAGCTTATTTTTCTTCTCTGAGTGAACCGAGTAATCTTATTTCCTCGGGAAGTGTTACAAGTTAAAATTTTGGCCTGCATCTAGATTTTGCATTTTGCAATCAGAAGTTTTTCTTGTCCGATTTGGGTTGTTGATCTGCATTAGATATTTATGGCCAGCAGTTTATATGTCTAAACAAAGATAATATAGGTATCTTTTCAGATTGATATTGTACTTAAACATTGTGGATGGGGTGGGAAACTAAGC from Lycium ferocissimum isolate CSIRO_LF1 chromosome 2, AGI_CSIRO_Lferr_CH_V1, whole genome shotgun sequence includes:
- the LOC132046693 gene encoding ATP-dependent Clp protease proteolytic subunit 3, chloroplastic — encoded protein: MEGGCLTFTTASAPTRPSTCLHYNSTFPKQFQANSLPNTITRRRRGLSIKASSHNFSTLSGNWDVSSYTKTPSWLPRFEELDTTNMLLRQRIIFLGSQVDDVTADFIISQLLFLDAEDDKKDIRLIINSPGGSVTAGMGIYDAMKMCKADVSTICMGLAASMGAFLLASGSKGKRYCMPNARVMIHQPLGTSGGKATEMSIRIREMSYHKIKLNKILSRCTGQPLEKVEVDTDRDNFMNAWEAKEYGLVDAVIDDGKPGLVAPITDGTTPPPKTRVWDQWKIEGTKKARKMGLPSEERISQNGYAASPDDEQRSNEQKDEAPSPL